In one Pasteuria penetrans genomic region, the following are encoded:
- a CDS encoding CPBP family intramembrane glutamic endopeptidase produces the protein MSQNITIDLLGRMLLEVLLVLFVVRFDRVYYQHTVVLKDSSCWESLQRWGRVVDIFLAVLYGVWVVHYVSTKFIPVIEKWSLPAHLFYLPVPEQLSLCGLIILYSSLGIFFVWPSFRSYILSQLRLNPQRYLHRILVWWVFSCFIDFICVKSFYPNTIYEYLDWIVDGQVVLLTCCQKVLLVVYALGAGVTRNWGEMLVRLGLNRKPTVIDSLGVCLSKIGYDFLISKTYYFLFLYLFSYKSSNPPIPSLDWPALIAVTIGPGIWEELFFRGALQPRVGIWITSILFTLKHVQYDWHDLFIVFLDSLFLGWIARRYSIWFSIVLHMYHNFMV, from the coding sequence TTGTCTCAGAATATTACAATAGATCTTTTAGGAAGAATGTTGCTTGAGGTGTTACTTGTTTTGTTTGTTGTACGATTCGATCGTGTTTACTATCAGCATACAGTGGTGTTGAAGGATAGTTCCTGTTGGGAATCACTCCAAAGATGGGGTAGGGTAGTGGACATTTTCTTAGCGGTACTATATGGTGTTTGGGTGGTACACTATGTATCCACTAAGTTTATACCTGTTATCGAGAAATGGTCATTACCTGCCCATCTTTTCTATTTACCAGTCCCTGAGCAGCTCTCTCTTTGTGGCCTCATTATTCTGTACTCATCATTAGGTATATTTTTTGTGTGGCCTTCGTTTCGATCGTATATACTATCCCAATTGCGACTCAATCCCCAGCGATACCTTCATCGCATCTTGGTATGGTGGGTGTTTTCCTGTTTCATTGATTTTATATGCGTAAAGTCCTTCTACCCAAATACCATTTATGAATATTTGGATTGGATTGTGGATGGTCAGGTTGTATTGCTTACATGTTGCCAAAAAGTATTACTTGTTGTGTATGCTTTAGGTGCTGGTGTTACTCGTAACTGGGGGGAAATGCTAGTTCGGTTAGGACTGAATAGAAAACCCACAGTAATAGATTCTTTGGGGGTTTGTCTCTCTAAAATAGGGTATGATTTTTTAATATCAAAAACATATTATTTTTTATTTTTATATTTATTTTCATATAAATCTAGTAATCCTCCGATCCCATCATTGGATTGGCCGGCTCTTATAGCAGTAACAATTGGACCGGGGATTTGGGAAGAGTTGTTTTTTCGGGGCGCCCTCCAGCCGCGTGTGGGTATTTGGATTACCAGTATTTTGTTTACTCTGAAACATGTGCAGTATGATTGGCACGATCTTTTTATTGTTTTTCTTGATTCACTGTTCCTTGGATGGATTGCACGCCGCTATTCCATATGGTTTTCTATAGTGTTGCATATGTACCATAATTTTATGGTTTAA
- a CDS encoding metal-dependent hydrolase: protein MKVTFCGHSCFLLEHQMHKIVVDPFLTGNPKAILRPDDVQVDWILLTHAHQDHLGDTIEIAKANGATVVTMHELGIWLGWQGVKTKILHMGGSFQFPFGHLKMIPAWHSSGLVREEEKVILPGGVPVGFLWTVGGRTLYHAGDTALFSDMRLINRGKPVDLALLPIGDCYTMGPQDAVLAAEFLGARAVIPCHYDTFPEIRQDPERFGQALRERGIQPVLLKVGESHTLKTLKQL from the coding sequence GTGAAGGTGACATTTTGTGGTCACTCCTGTTTTTTGTTGGAACATCAGATGCACAAAATCGTGGTGGATCCGTTTCTAACGGGAAATCCGAAGGCGATATTACGACCCGACGATGTCCAGGTGGATTGGATTCTACTCACTCATGCCCATCAAGATCACTTAGGGGATACAATTGAGATCGCCAAGGCGAATGGGGCCACAGTGGTCACTATGCATGAGTTGGGAATCTGGTTGGGATGGCAGGGTGTAAAAACAAAAATCTTACATATGGGAGGAAGTTTCCAATTTCCTTTTGGTCATCTCAAAATGATACCGGCCTGGCACTCTTCCGGTTTGGTACGGGAGGAGGAGAAGGTAATTCTCCCTGGTGGGGTCCCTGTTGGGTTTCTATGGACCGTAGGGGGTCGGACTCTCTATCATGCCGGGGATACGGCTCTGTTTTCAGATATGCGCTTGATCAACCGTGGAAAGCCAGTGGATCTGGCCCTATTACCCATTGGCGATTGTTATACGATGGGGCCACAGGACGCGGTTTTGGCTGCAGAGTTTCTCGGTGCACGTGCGGTAATCCCTTGCCACTATGATACCTTTCCCGAGATTCGTCAGGATCCGGAGAGGTTTGGGCAGGCTTTACGGGAACGGGGTATTCAGCCCGTTTTGTTAAAAGTAGGTGAATCCCACACCTTGAAAACCCTAAAACAACTGTAG
- a CDS encoding YheC/YheD family protein, with amino-acid sequence MGLAKVQVEVVATTLHGEGKYILLNTLTTQKLGKIPAIISISYGSLVSLATVRKQPSFPTHKLGISTALAASLKVQKDSIFHAHFDPKASHIRLGPLLGILFHESTKKPFEPPFGTSEDFLIECAKTGKKTGLQVAILTTQRLDPSRGQTQGWILANREWLPVTLPLPDIIYNRIAPRHAELRERIQKLLHILRDEYSIPIFNECFLSKQQVYEQLRQNRHTRPLLPETIPFTKPNLLRMLRRHSILYLKPNHGSCGYGILRVLRAPSRQWICQRTLPNGIHNHTAPSATNLLRFIRNNIKKRPYLIQKGLQLAQCEGRPFDLRVLVQKDGRGSWCTTSSVARVAGPQQFVSNVSRGGTIRRTTEVISQLSLPPHNHSHVWHHLALQVAQAFEEQITGHYAELGIDLGIDIHGKWWLIEVNSKPSKGEGTLPNSDALSSNAPRPSVRRLLAYTLYLAGMAAKEGGHEKYGTTPESQ; translated from the coding sequence ATGGGGCTTGCAAAAGTTCAAGTAGAGGTGGTCGCCACCACACTCCATGGAGAAGGGAAATATATCCTACTCAATACCCTTACGACACAAAAGCTTGGCAAGATACCCGCCATCATCTCCATTTCCTATGGATCACTCGTGTCCCTCGCCACAGTCAGGAAACAGCCCTCATTCCCGACCCATAAGCTCGGCATCAGCACCGCCCTTGCAGCTAGTCTCAAGGTCCAGAAAGACTCCATCTTCCATGCACACTTTGATCCCAAGGCATCTCATATTCGACTAGGACCCCTCCTGGGCATCCTCTTCCATGAATCAACAAAAAAGCCCTTTGAACCACCCTTCGGAACGTCCGAAGACTTCCTTATCGAATGTGCCAAAACAGGCAAGAAAACCGGCCTCCAGGTGGCCATACTCACCACCCAACGTCTGGATCCTTCCCGTGGACAAACACAAGGCTGGATTCTCGCCAACCGGGAGTGGTTACCCGTTACCCTCCCCCTTCCCGACATCATCTACAACCGCATTGCCCCTCGCCATGCGGAACTACGGGAGCGCATACAAAAATTACTGCATATATTGCGAGATGAATATAGTATCCCTATTTTTAATGAATGTTTCTTAAGCAAACAACAAGTTTACGAGCAACTCCGACAGAATCGTCATACACGGCCCCTACTCCCCGAAACGATCCCCTTCACCAAACCCAATCTCCTTCGAATGCTACGACGACATTCCATTCTCTATCTCAAACCCAACCATGGAAGCTGTGGTTACGGAATTCTGCGTGTACTCCGCGCACCCTCCCGGCAATGGATCTGCCAACGCACATTGCCCAACGGCATCCATAATCACACCGCACCCTCGGCAACGAACCTACTTCGTTTCATACGAAATAACATAAAAAAACGGCCCTATCTCATCCAAAAAGGCCTTCAACTCGCCCAATGCGAGGGCCGTCCCTTTGACTTACGCGTCCTCGTACAAAAGGATGGAAGGGGAAGCTGGTGTACCACCTCCTCTGTGGCCCGGGTTGCTGGTCCCCAACAGTTCGTCTCCAACGTATCACGTGGGGGAACCATCCGGAGAACGACCGAAGTCATCTCCCAATTATCACTTCCACCCCATAACCATTCCCATGTATGGCATCATCTGGCATTACAGGTAGCACAAGCCTTCGAGGAGCAAATTACGGGACACTACGCTGAACTCGGTATTGACCTTGGCATCGATATCCATGGAAAATGGTGGCTCATTGAAGTGAACTCTAAACCCTCTAAGGGGGAGGGAACCCTTCCTAATTCTGATGCCTTGTCTTCGAACGCACCAAGGCCCTCCGTACGACGTTTGCTGGCCTATACCCTATATCTCGCTGGAATGGCAGCCAAGGAAGGAGGGCACGAGAAATATGGCACCACTCCTGAATCCCAATAG
- a CDS encoding YheC/YheD family protein produces the protein MAPLLNPNRTLGILTCERPGLQPPFSEAAFFSQLTTIGRLHNLRVIILHPDSIDWQQRTVTAWHHNSNAGTKEKWSSQREPLPSLLYDRCYYRSREQHYRYRTFIQRLRQDPQVRFLGRPLAGKWKTYQLLQTQKEILPFLPLTELCENTETVIEFLQQHTSALLKPDMSSLGRGVVAIECLGNPSESLFQLRGRTFSNETFHRKVRGLASLRKWITSRLRFKKHIVQTFLPLQTPSGKPFDIRLLVQKNERWQFNITGAGVRIGKPHTITANLHGGGQVEVLARFLSQHYPTSLRESIYEQFEKIGNLVPGALEATHGKLVELGIDIGLDPGGRAWLLEVNSKPGRAIFLHTAERAVRRKSIHLPIRYAASLLTQMHGGA, from the coding sequence ATGGCACCACTCCTGAATCCCAATAGAACACTAGGGATTCTTACCTGTGAACGTCCGGGACTCCAACCACCCTTTTCTGAAGCCGCCTTTTTTTCACAGTTGACCACAATTGGCCGTCTCCACAACCTACGTGTAATCATTCTCCACCCCGATTCCATTGACTGGCAGCAACGAACGGTTACAGCATGGCACCACAATTCCAACGCAGGAACCAAGGAAAAATGGTCTTCGCAACGTGAACCCCTCCCCTCTCTCCTATACGACCGTTGTTACTATCGAAGTCGCGAACAGCACTATCGTTATCGAACCTTCATTCAACGGCTCCGCCAGGATCCCCAGGTCCGGTTTCTGGGTAGACCGTTAGCAGGAAAATGGAAAACATACCAATTGCTACAAACACAGAAAGAAATTTTGCCTTTTCTGCCACTCACTGAGTTATGTGAAAATACAGAAACTGTAATAGAATTCCTGCAACAACATACATCCGCCCTCCTCAAACCCGATATGAGCAGCCTGGGACGGGGTGTGGTAGCTATTGAGTGCCTTGGAAACCCATCCGAATCACTATTTCAGCTCCGCGGACGCACGTTCAGCAATGAGACCTTTCATAGGAAGGTACGTGGTCTAGCATCCTTACGTAAATGGATCACCTCACGTCTACGTTTCAAAAAACACATCGTTCAAACCTTCCTTCCCCTGCAAACACCCTCCGGAAAGCCCTTTGATATCCGCCTACTCGTCCAAAAAAACGAACGATGGCAGTTCAACATTACAGGAGCGGGCGTCCGAATTGGTAAACCCCATACCATTACTGCTAACTTGCATGGTGGTGGACAGGTTGAGGTCCTGGCCCGCTTTCTCAGCCAACACTACCCCACCTCCCTACGCGAATCCATTTATGAACAATTTGAAAAAATAGGAAACCTTGTTCCAGGGGCATTGGAGGCTACTCACGGCAAATTGGTAGAACTGGGTATCGATATCGGCCTGGATCCCGGAGGACGGGCTTGGTTGTTAGAAGTAAACTCCAAACCGGGGAGGGCCATTTTTCTCCATACGGCGGAACGGGCTGTCCGCAGGAAATCGATCCACCTACCCATTCGCTATGCTGCTTCCCTGCTAACACAGATGCACGGTGGTGCCTAG
- a CDS encoding YheC/YheD family protein: MHASICKILLTHKGPAQRLTVTKALNKRIGCTHGKQILLKLGNRFTQVQIFQVPGNRPQLALSNTLAQQLLLPYAGPIRIVYDAGILRLGPLIGILTTGYTGNQTHPFGKRSSLFRWFLEAGASENAFLFVFTPEMVDEKQRSISGWYYRHMGKGPKRWVRYISPFPDVVYERVPNRRSENLKHVQSCLLRLRETRGCQIFNQGFFDKWVIHRLLSQHPVTHFWIPETFLAPSLKTIEDMLERHHIVYLKPSRGSLGLGILRITKPPDHSYLCRFHSRRTVLHRFERLDQLLHHHFGHQPERFRNYLVQQNIALIRYNGRPMDFRVHMHKNRQGVWKAVALGCKIAGPGSITTHIRTGGHITSSKDALAAIFGPQSTTVYKNIVTASIKTAETLESQTTTGPLGELGLDIGIDKNGHVWLFEVNAKPGRHIFNHPSLREAGRESAKCITDYSLRLANFIQ, translated from the coding sequence ATGCACGCTTCAATTTGCAAAATCCTGCTCACCCATAAAGGACCCGCCCAACGACTGACAGTAACGAAAGCACTCAACAAACGCATCGGATGCACGCATGGTAAACAAATATTGTTGAAACTGGGGAATCGGTTCACACAGGTACAAATTTTCCAGGTCCCAGGGAACAGGCCCCAACTAGCCCTTTCCAACACATTGGCACAACAACTACTCCTCCCCTATGCGGGACCCATACGAATTGTCTACGACGCGGGAATTCTGCGTTTAGGACCCCTGATTGGTATTCTAACCACAGGTTACACCGGTAATCAGACCCATCCATTTGGAAAACGCTCCTCCCTTTTCCGTTGGTTCCTTGAGGCAGGGGCCAGTGAAAATGCCTTCTTGTTCGTTTTCACACCTGAAATGGTAGACGAAAAACAGCGTTCCATCTCGGGGTGGTACTATCGGCATATGGGAAAGGGACCAAAGCGTTGGGTCCGATACATCTCCCCCTTCCCCGATGTTGTCTATGAACGTGTCCCCAACCGACGTTCCGAAAATCTGAAGCATGTCCAATCTTGTCTTCTCCGTCTCCGCGAAACCAGAGGTTGCCAAATATTCAATCAGGGATTTTTTGACAAATGGGTAATCCACCGCCTATTGAGCCAACATCCCGTTACCCACTTTTGGATTCCGGAAACCTTTCTTGCCCCTTCTCTGAAAACCATTGAGGATATGTTGGAACGACATCATATTGTCTACCTCAAACCGAGCCGGGGTAGCCTAGGACTAGGTATCCTACGTATTACGAAACCCCCTGACCATTCCTATCTGTGTCGTTTTCACTCGCGACGAACGGTCCTACACCGTTTCGAACGCTTGGACCAGCTGTTGCATCACCATTTTGGTCATCAACCGGAACGTTTCCGGAATTACCTTGTACAACAAAATATTGCCCTGATTCGGTACAATGGTAGACCTATGGATTTTCGTGTGCACATGCATAAGAACCGTCAGGGCGTCTGGAAGGCAGTCGCCCTTGGCTGCAAAATCGCTGGACCAGGTTCCATAACGACCCATATACGCACAGGGGGACATATCACCTCCTCCAAAGATGCCTTGGCGGCTATTTTTGGCCCTCAATCCACAACGGTTTACAAGAACATCGTCACTGCCTCCATCAAGACGGCGGAAACATTGGAATCGCAAACTACCACGGGCCCGCTGGGTGAATTGGGACTAGACATTGGCATCGATAAAAATGGCCATGTATGGTTATTTGAGGTCAATGCTAAGCCTGGACGCCATATCTTCAACCATCCCAGCTTACGGGAGGCAGGTAGGGAGTCCGCCAAATGTATTACTGATTATAGCCTACGCCTAGCTAATTTCATTCAGTGA
- a CDS encoding YheC/YheD family protein yields the protein MTKLDTIPISFPQTGKFGEFPCLGILTADGQTLFRGNHKNFADIARVGEKMGVSVLIITPRSFLRKNSNGWVKGYRLHPRTQDWSPILLPLPRVIYNRLPNRKIEQHPRTQQLLRSLHKSPHIHLFNPGFFNKWHIHKKLLASPQLRKLTPLTMPLTPRSLQKMLKKFPTLYIKPVEGRAGIHLMRAQSTPKGFELIHQLRQHHIRQQPTCFSSLWLQIMRQQKNKGGYLVQQGVELARYQGRPFDIRTLVQKNGKGDWEVTGSGIRIAGDTSISTHVPRGGKIAPLHVVFTNVFGSKAKMLEECINLTAISLARHIEQQQGSTIGEMSIDWGIDPKGSLWFLEANAKPMKFDEPGIRARSLRNLIEYSLYLNQCLAITSNMGETEPCG from the coding sequence GTGACGAAACTGGATACCATCCCTATCTCGTTTCCACAAACAGGAAAATTCGGAGAATTCCCCTGTCTCGGCATTCTCACCGCAGACGGCCAAACACTCTTTCGTGGCAATCATAAAAATTTTGCTGACATTGCCCGTGTCGGAGAAAAAATGGGCGTTTCTGTCCTGATCATCACCCCACGCAGCTTTCTGCGAAAAAACTCCAATGGCTGGGTAAAAGGATACCGTTTGCATCCTCGTACGCAAGATTGGTCACCTATTCTACTACCACTCCCCCGCGTGATCTACAACCGTCTCCCCAACCGAAAAATAGAACAACATCCACGTACACAACAGTTGTTACGATCCCTTCACAAATCCCCCCATATCCACCTCTTCAATCCGGGTTTCTTCAACAAATGGCACATCCATAAAAAACTCCTCGCCTCCCCCCAGCTTCGCAAGCTTACCCCACTCACCATGCCCCTAACCCCGCGCTCTTTGCAAAAAATGTTAAAAAAATTCCCAACCCTGTATATCAAACCGGTCGAGGGGAGGGCCGGTATCCATCTAATGCGTGCACAATCAACACCCAAAGGTTTTGAGTTGATCCATCAGCTGCGACAGCATCACATCCGACAACAACCCACTTGTTTTTCTTCCCTATGGTTACAGATCATGCGCCAACAAAAAAATAAGGGGGGATATCTTGTTCAACAGGGAGTTGAACTAGCCCGCTACCAAGGTCGCCCGTTTGATATCCGAACACTGGTACAAAAAAATGGCAAGGGGGATTGGGAAGTCACCGGTTCCGGCATTCGCATTGCTGGGGATACGTCCATTTCCACCCATGTGCCCCGTGGTGGGAAAATTGCACCCCTTCACGTTGTGTTCACCAATGTCTTTGGATCTAAAGCCAAAATGCTGGAGGAATGCATCAATCTAACCGCTATCTCACTAGCCCGCCATATTGAACAACAACAGGGCTCAACGATCGGTGAAATGTCCATCGACTGGGGGATCGACCCCAAAGGATCCCTATGGTTTCTAGAAGCGAACGCCAAACCCATGAAGTTCGATGAACCGGGCATTCGGGCCCGCTCCCTGCGAAATCTCATTGAATACTCTCTTTACCTCAATCAATGCCTGGCTATTACCTCCAACATGGGGGAAACAGAACCATGCGGTTGA
- a CDS encoding GNAT family N-acetyltransferase gives MRLIAVSPSQWDVARAPILTFIRRYGEDRITHRTRRWLGKLSSTGLQIKGTYIAAMFNRRTLIGVLAIQQHGRRHACVVVHPRFRRQGVGEQLLQAALQQLDFLYARVAIDNIASLRLCFSCGLLAYKMTRGITQKSTLHFIGGKAIPSLDKIMLDP, from the coding sequence ATGCGGTTGATCGCGGTATCCCCTTCCCAGTGGGATGTCGCACGTGCACCCATTCTTACCTTCATAAGGCGCTATGGGGAAGACCGCATCACCCATAGGACCCGACGTTGGTTGGGAAAACTATCGTCCACTGGTTTACAAATCAAAGGAACCTACATAGCAGCTATGTTCAACAGACGTACCTTGATCGGTGTACTTGCCATCCAACAACATGGTCGGCGCCACGCTTGCGTTGTCGTTCATCCTAGATTCCGCCGTCAAGGCGTCGGCGAACAGTTGCTGCAGGCCGCGCTGCAACAACTAGATTTCCTCTATGCCAGGGTAGCCATTGACAACATAGCCAGCTTGAGACTCTGTTTTAGCTGCGGGTTGTTAGCCTATAAGATGACCCGTGGTATTACCCAAAAATCCACCCTCCATTTCATCGGGGGCAAAGCAATTCCTTCCCTTGACAAAATAATGTTGGATCCTTAG
- a CDS encoding GNAT family N-acetyltransferase codes for MRHVVKQRLPLQHLVRISHSHWEKAHKPILAFIHRYGEKRITLATLCWLRHLTPASLKVKGTYMATVFENKNLIGVFASSQHGHHSCIVVHPEFRRQGIGRRLLHSSLQCLDLLHVQVAIDNTPCINLFFGCGLSAYKMTRDDTKKPALHFIGGSKAPPSTFDWTPSIARTHETFLPPRKAR; via the coding sequence ATGCGGCATGTCGTGAAGCAACGACTCCCCTTACAACACCTCGTTCGGATTTCCCATTCCCATTGGGAAAAGGCGCACAAACCTATTCTGGCCTTCATCCATCGTTATGGGGAGAAACGCATCACCCTCGCAACCCTATGTTGGCTGAGACACCTGACACCAGCCTCCCTCAAAGTCAAGGGCACATACATGGCGACGGTCTTTGAAAACAAAAATTTGATTGGCGTATTTGCTAGTAGCCAACATGGGCATCATTCCTGTATCGTGGTCCATCCGGAGTTTCGGAGACAAGGAATCGGCAGGAGATTGCTTCACTCCTCCCTACAATGTCTCGATCTTCTCCATGTACAAGTAGCCATTGATAATACCCCCTGTATCAATCTCTTCTTTGGTTGTGGTTTGTCTGCCTACAAAATGACACGCGATGACACCAAAAAACCCGCACTCCACTTCATTGGGGGGAGTAAGGCCCCCCCTTCTACCTTCGACTGGACCCCTTCTATTGCGAGAACACACGAAACCTTTCTCCCACCAAGAAAAGCCCGATAG
- a CDS encoding LPXTG cell wall anchor domain-containing protein, which produces MKKVDMTKEDKEKYEKITNDFTQLTGLKYKGFDKEKGEVYFDYNNAKVTLKSTKDGDLKIINVDNKEEAAKACVLAKCQTGQYMLMNIGGSLQMVQYLAGTYGTLGQVVTVSPFTTGIAPAVVPGVSAAPTSSGQVANPKSDGKQPSVEGDSSKPTGKEKGDHKGPGVEGKPSPSGEPGPTRTKREVAGNPKGEKGDTVPSTATSMPTAIALSATAMITAVAALFFIRRRKNIIRNNGRA; this is translated from the coding sequence TTGAAAAAAGTTGATATGACAAAAGAGGACAAGGAAAAATATGAAAAGATCACAAACGACTTCACCCAGTTAACAGGCCTAAAGTACAAGGGGTTCGATAAAGAAAAGGGTGAAGTCTATTTCGATTACAACAATGCAAAAGTTACCCTCAAATCCACGAAGGATGGGGATCTCAAAATCATCAACGTGGATAATAAAGAGGAAGCAGCAAAAGCATGCGTGCTAGCAAAGTGTCAGACCGGGCAATACATGCTCATGAACATAGGTGGTTCCCTCCAGATGGTACAATACCTGGCAGGAACTTATGGCACCCTGGGCCAGGTAGTAACCGTTTCACCCTTCACCACCGGCATAGCGCCTGCAGTAGTACCTGGTGTGTCCGCAGCACCCACATCGTCAGGGCAAGTTGCTAACCCAAAATCGGATGGGAAACAACCATCCGTTGAAGGCGATTCCTCAAAACCCACTGGAAAAGAAAAAGGGGACCATAAGGGCCCCGGAGTAGAAGGAAAACCCTCCCCCAGCGGCGAACCGGGTCCAACCCGTACGAAACGCGAAGTGGCAGGGAACCCCAAAGGCGAAAAAGGGGACACAGTGCCGTCCACAGCCACCAGCATGCCAACAGCTATTGCACTCTCTGCAACCGCTATGATAACAGCCGTGGCTGCCCTGTTCTTTATCCGTCGTCGCAAAAACATAATCAGAAACAACGGGCGGGCCTAA
- a CDS encoding M1 family metallopeptidase gives MGVEKWIYGRIVRPWCRRFLLGMMVAGFLFGALLSPVGMGASRGVASFARPKYRITATYVPEKRDVVGHMELDLPVDLPEAEGSEIFFRLYPNVFHNWKYGKLMKPEMPGFLTVRNVKVNGQDAAARLLEDPTILQVTLPQRGSDALLRVEMDYHLRIPQHGMRLTQDGGTAFLAQWYPMLAVRDPKGWHLDPFTTTGDPFYTRVADFQVSFQIPSGYRVVSTGRNPESNGTMAKTVLQQRVRDFTAMITSEYQGLTSVEDGVRVNLWYRPEMKKSAQVLHRAAASSLRFFSEKFGSYRDETMDEVDVVLGEAGYGIAGMEYPGLITSIVEMGEERTGTGEPAVNVVAHEMAHQWWYGLVGNDQSREPWVDEGLTTFSEFLYMREVEKKDGMAFLRRASMRADEVHRAMGLAVTEPILRYPDSVYALMVYLRPAAMMFSLSSEVGGMDSLLSILQEYSDRYRYGIATGCDFIQLAESRSGKDLRDFFQKWLYQLPQGCSAVRGQNKG, from the coding sequence ATGGGTGTGGAAAAATGGATCTATGGAAGGATCGTACGACCATGGTGTAGGCGATTCCTCCTGGGTATGATGGTTGCTGGTTTCCTCTTCGGGGCGTTGCTTTCCCCCGTTGGTATGGGGGCTTCTAGGGGGGTGGCTTCCTTTGCACGACCCAAGTATCGAATCACGGCTACGTATGTTCCAGAGAAGCGCGATGTGGTGGGTCACATGGAGCTCGATTTGCCAGTGGATCTCCCGGAGGCGGAGGGGAGTGAGATTTTTTTTCGTCTCTACCCTAATGTTTTTCATAATTGGAAATATGGAAAGTTGATGAAGCCCGAGATGCCCGGCTTTCTAACGGTTCGCAATGTGAAAGTGAACGGTCAGGATGCAGCCGCACGGTTGTTGGAGGATCCAACTATTTTGCAGGTGACGCTGCCCCAGCGGGGATCGGATGCCTTGTTGCGGGTGGAGATGGATTATCATCTCCGTATACCGCAGCATGGTATGCGTTTGACACAGGATGGGGGAACGGCCTTTTTGGCGCAGTGGTATCCGATGTTGGCGGTACGTGATCCAAAGGGATGGCATTTGGATCCTTTTACTACGACGGGGGATCCCTTCTATACACGTGTGGCTGATTTCCAGGTTTCGTTCCAAATACCATCGGGTTATCGAGTGGTTTCTACGGGTAGAAATCCTGAATCCAATGGGACTATGGCAAAAACGGTTTTACAACAGCGTGTCCGCGATTTTACGGCGATGATTACCTCGGAGTATCAAGGGCTTACGAGCGTGGAGGATGGTGTACGCGTCAATCTCTGGTATCGGCCGGAAATGAAGAAATCGGCGCAGGTATTGCACCGCGCCGCTGCCTCTAGTTTGCGTTTTTTCAGTGAGAAGTTTGGTTCGTATCGTGATGAAACGATGGATGAGGTAGATGTGGTGCTGGGTGAGGCGGGATATGGCATTGCTGGTATGGAATATCCAGGGTTGATTACCTCCATAGTAGAAATGGGGGAGGAGAGGACAGGAACAGGGGAGCCTGCTGTGAATGTGGTGGCTCATGAGATGGCTCATCAGTGGTGGTATGGTTTGGTGGGTAATGATCAATCCCGTGAACCGTGGGTAGATGAGGGTTTAACCACTTTTTCTGAATTTCTCTATATGCGCGAGGTGGAGAAGAAGGATGGGATGGCCTTTTTGCGGCGGGCCTCTATGAGGGCTGATGAGGTTCATCGTGCAATGGGTTTGGCCGTGACGGAACCCATTCTCCGGTATCCCGATTCCGTTTATGCCTTGATGGTGTACCTGCGACCTGCGGCGATGATGTTCTCCCTGTCCTCCGAGGTGGGTGGTATGGACTCGTTGTTGTCGATCCTGCAGGAGTACAGTGATCGGTATCGTTATGGAATTGCAACCGGTTGTGATTTCATTCAGTTGGCGGAGTCGCGGTCTGGGAAGGATCTGCGGGACTTTTTCCAAAAATGGCTGTATCAGTTACCCCAGGGTTGTTCGGCCGTCCGTGGACAAAATAAAGGGTAA